One Methylocapsa sp. D3K7 DNA window includes the following coding sequences:
- a CDS encoding ATP-binding protein: MKLQIERPYLETMVAAFPELAPLKEQLRFGDNVEVPFQQLSSAELIFLQNLYRDAGPKMQASFAYLSTLQRTFDDKGVTFTADDLESVLPAIARYLVADAVRGWMFTASTARRLLPYAITRLDYTPPSNDETGRVFVELKANAKGAITSITLRISASDIVGKTVAEIFSAKGFLKETPELIAAYDETVERYFDWRGRYGAQFSGRGTGFYTEDPNSSHRDTDWSRKDIVVLASGGGAARLVNDESILTNRARTLDVTGDIFGQYLRKAAKSNLYNAEDEVEESKAAIRKGLFCQIPVHAYILMFHLDLHHYLWVHVDDVAPYAYQPDLKKKLILPEEQTDLIDILTAEMDILMDDIIAGKSGGTTVLCAGPPGVGKTLTAEVYSEIIKRPLYRVHSGQLGLNVAAMETVLKDTLTRAQRWGAVMLIDEADVYIKRRDDDITMNAVVGVFLRVLEYFNGLLFLTTNRIDDIDEAIVSRCIALIKFYPPDSAARRRIWTVMTEQFGLAVDGQLLDRLTETFPEASGRDIKGLAKLVAKYCHHKSVEPSLSVFKRCSIFRGMDLEEPLAR; encoded by the coding sequence ATGAAGCTTCAGATTGAACGGCCCTATCTCGAAACGATGGTCGCGGCTTTCCCAGAGCTTGCACCCTTGAAAGAACAGCTCCGTTTTGGCGACAACGTTGAAGTGCCGTTTCAACAGCTTTCGAGCGCGGAACTGATTTTCCTTCAGAACCTGTATCGCGATGCTGGACCGAAAATGCAGGCCAGTTTTGCTTATCTCTCAACACTCCAAAGGACATTTGACGACAAGGGCGTCACCTTCACGGCCGACGATCTCGAATCTGTGCTACCGGCAATAGCGCGTTACTTGGTTGCCGACGCGGTCCGAGGCTGGATGTTCACCGCGAGTACGGCACGCCGTCTTCTGCCCTATGCGATAACCCGGCTCGACTATACGCCTCCGTCGAACGACGAGACCGGACGTGTCTTTGTCGAATTGAAGGCGAATGCCAAAGGGGCGATCACCAGCATAACGCTCCGGATCTCGGCCAGCGACATCGTCGGCAAAACGGTCGCCGAAATTTTTTCGGCCAAGGGCTTTTTGAAGGAAACTCCGGAGCTTATTGCCGCCTATGATGAGACCGTGGAACGTTATTTCGATTGGCGCGGCAGATATGGCGCGCAATTCTCTGGCCGAGGAACGGGTTTCTATACGGAAGATCCCAATTCCTCCCACCGGGACACGGATTGGTCACGAAAAGACATCGTCGTCCTTGCGTCAGGCGGGGGAGCCGCCCGGTTGGTCAATGACGAAAGCATTTTAACCAATCGCGCACGGACTCTCGATGTAACGGGAGATATTTTTGGTCAATATTTGAGAAAGGCCGCGAAGAGCAATCTCTATAATGCCGAAGATGAAGTGGAGGAATCGAAGGCCGCGATCCGGAAAGGTCTCTTTTGCCAAATTCCTGTCCACGCCTATATCCTCATGTTTCATCTCGATTTGCATCATTATTTGTGGGTTCACGTCGATGACGTCGCACCCTACGCCTATCAGCCAGATCTGAAGAAGAAGCTGATTTTACCCGAGGAGCAGACGGATCTGATCGACATATTGACGGCCGAAATGGACATCTTGATGGATGACATTATCGCCGGAAAATCAGGAGGGACAACCGTCCTTTGCGCGGGGCCTCCAGGGGTCGGCAAGACCCTCACCGCGGAAGTCTATTCCGAGATCATCAAGCGGCCGCTCTACAGAGTGCATTCGGGCCAGCTCGGGCTCAATGTGGCTGCGATGGAGACGGTGCTTAAGGACACATTGACGCGTGCCCAGCGCTGGGGCGCCGTTATGCTCATCGACGAAGCGGATGTCTACATTAAGCGCCGTGATGACGACATCACAATGAATGCCGTCGTCGGCGTGTTCTTAAGGGTTCTCGAATATTTCAATGGCCTTTTGTTTTTGACGACAAACCGCATCGACGACATCGATGAAGCGATTGTTTCGCGTTGTATCGCGTTGATCAAATTCTATCCGCCTGATAGCGCGGCGCGACGGCGGATTTGGACAGTCATGACCGAGCAATTCGGGCTTGCGGTCGATGGGCAGCTTTTGGATCGGCTGACGGAAACATTCCCAGAGGCGAGCGGGAGGGACATCAAGGGCTTGGCCAAGCTCGTCGCAAAATATTGCCACCACAAGAGTGTCGAACCGTCACTGAGCGTGTTCAAACGCTGCTCGATCTTCCGTGGAATGGATCTCGAAGAGCCATTAGCGCGCTGA
- a CDS encoding iron-sulfur cluster assembly accessory protein has product MINLTDSALDAVRNAMAGASEPVGGLRIKVESGGCAGNKYLMGLVNEAEPDDTVVERDGVKVFVDMNSHDMLAGTTIDFVVALEGAGFTFENPNATSSCACGKSFG; this is encoded by the coding sequence ATGATTAACCTGACCGACAGTGCCTTGGATGCGGTGCGGAACGCGATGGCGGGTGCTTCTGAGCCGGTCGGCGGCTTGCGTATCAAGGTTGAGAGTGGGGGCTGTGCCGGCAACAAATATTTGATGGGTCTCGTCAATGAGGCTGAGCCAGACGATACCGTTGTCGAGCGGGATGGCGTCAAGGTCTTTGTCGATATGAACAGTCACGACATGCTTGCCGGCACGACCATCGATTTCGTCGTGGCGCTCGAAGGCGCTGGGTTCACCTTCGAGAATCCCAATGCTACCTCAAGCTGTGCCTGTGGTAAGTCGTTCGGCTGA